In one Brassica oleracea var. oleracea cultivar TO1000 chromosome C9, BOL, whole genome shotgun sequence genomic region, the following are encoded:
- the LOC106318874 gene encoding S-type anion channel SLAH3-like, whose product MEEGSSCVQIQVEEELPTLLRRATAEEMLGFDNYKESNLPLPHFVSRFHHSHASTTNLNGQEASIEAMEEATPWTMPKHQRKPSLSMPTSPNVLMISDPTSSSSDNNNNNIGPSTGKSVKFISQPMTKVSSLYMETGNDDDDRRRHDHHYHQSGCLQNQNPAMHKLKDHRYNSFKTWSGKLERQFTRKPASIEPETPNRDKENLNTHEAMPVDRYYAALEGPELETLRPQEEIVLPSEQTWPFLLRYPISTFGMCLGVSSQAIMWKTLATAEPTKFLHIPLWINEVLWFISVALILTIATIYLLKVILYFEAVRREYYHPIRINFFFAPFISLLFLALGVPPSIATELPQFLWYLLMFPFICLELKIYGQWMSGGQRRLSRVANPTNHLSIVGNFVGALLGASMGLREGPIFFYAVGMAHYLVLFVTLYQRLPTNETLPKDLHPVFFLFVAAPSVASMAWAKITDSFDYGSKVCYFIAIFLYFSLAVRINFFRGIKFSLSWWAYTFPMTGAAIATIRYATVVRSTMTQVMCVILCAIATLVVFALLVTTIIHAFVTCELFPNDYAIAISNRPRPKQTSHHRWLDQLRTVSSENIENYLKFTDSDSSHSNDLEAGNGKAQESDSA is encoded by the exons ATGGAGGAGGGATCAAGTTGTGTGCAAATACAAGTAGAAGAGGAGCTGCCAACTTTACTAAGAAGAGCCACAGCAGAAGAAATGCTTGGCTTTGACAATTACAAAGAGAGTAATCTTCCCCTTCCTCATTTCGTCAGTCGTTTTCATCATTCTCATGCCTCCACAACTAATTTG AATGGTCAAGAAGCATCAATAGAAGCAATGGAAGAGGCTACACCGTGGACGATGCCCAAACACCAAAGGAAACCATCACTTTCGATGCCAACTTCACCAAATGTTCTCATGATCTCCGATCCGACATCTTCTTCTTCCGACAACAACAACAACAACATTGGTCCGTCAACTGGCAAATCCGTCAAGTTCATCTCTCAGCCGATGACCAAAGTCTCATCTCTCTACATGGAAACTGGCAACGATGATGATGACCGTCGTCGTCATGATCATCATTATCATCAGAGCGGTTGTCTTCAAAATCAAAACCCGGCGATGCATAAGCTTAAGGATCACAGGTACAACTCGTTCAAGACATGGTCAGGGAAACTAGAGAGACAGTTTACAAGAAAACCAGCTTCTATTGAACCGGAGACACCAAACCGGGATAAGGAGAATTTAAATACACATGAAGCCATGCCTGTGGACCGTTACTATGCTGCCTTGGAAGGTCCTGAACTAGAGACTCTCCGG CCTCAAGAAGAAATTGTTCTACCAAGTGAACAGACGTGGCCGTTTCTCCTACGTTACCCAATATCCACCTTTGGTATGTGCCTTGGAGTAAGCAGCCAAGCCATAATGTGGAAAACCCTAGCCACGGCCGAGCCAACCAAGTTCCTCCACATACCACTCTGGATCAACGAGGTTCTCTGGTTCATCTCAGTCGCTTTAATCCTCACCATTGCCACCATTTACCTCCTCAAAGTCATCCTTTACTTCGAAGCCGTACGCCGAGAATACTACCATCCCATCAGGATCAACTTCTTCTTCGCCCCTTTCATTTCATTACTCTTCTTAGCACTCGGTGTCCCACCTTCCATAGCTACAGAATTGCCACAGTTCCTTTGGTACCTCCTCATGTTTCCTTTCATCTGCCTCGAGCTCAAGATTTACGGTCAATGGATGTCCGGTGGTCAAAGGAGGCTGTCCCGAGTCGCTAACCCGACGAACCATCTCTCAATCGTTGGGAACTTTGTGGGGGCGTTGCTTGGTGCAAGCATGGGGCTTAGGGAAGGGCCGATATTTTTCTACGCAGTTGGGATGGCTCATTACTTGGTTTTGTTTGTGACACTCTACCAAAGACTGCCGACTAATGAGACTTTACCTAAAGATCTTCACCCTGTGTTCTTTCTCTTTGTCGCGGCTCCAAGTGTTGCTTCCATGGCTTGGGCTAAGATCACAGACTCCTTCGACTATGGCTCCAAAGTTTGTTACTTCATCGCCATCTTCCTCTACTTCTCCTTG GCTGTACGGATTAATTTCTTTCGTGGAATCAA ATTTTCGTTGTCTTGGTGGGCGTATACGTTTCCAATGACCGGAGCTGCAATTGCGACCATCAGGTACGCAACAGTTGTAAGGAGCACTATGACTCAAGTCATGTGTGTGATCCTCTGTGCCATTGCTACACTAGTCGTTTTCGCACTGCTTGTGACCACCATCATCCATGCATTCGTCACCTGCGAACTTTTTCCCAATGACTACGCCATAGCCATCAGCAACCGCCCCAGACCCAAACAGACTAGCCACCACCGGTGGCTCGACCAACTGAGAACCGTGAGCTCAGAGAACATCGAGAATTACTTGAAATTCACGGACTCGGACAGCAGTCATAGTAATGATCTAGAAGCTGGCAATGGCAAAGCTCAAGAGAGTGATTCCGCATAA
- the LOC106314139 gene encoding uncharacterized protein LOC106314139 — MSKDLAVASVTGDNKMFSPYYLAPSDNPGVSISPVLLTGENYAEWSSELENALCAKRKAGFINGTLKLPNEAEKPTEAEMWKTVNSMIVGWIRASISATIRSTVTFTPDAYKMWCDLKKRFSVGNAVRVHQLRAELAACKQDGSSVMDYFGRLVLKWEELVRYKPIPQCTCGASEKFVAEYEEEKVHTFLMGLDDACFGNVCTNIIGMDPLPDLNSVYQLVVREERRILTSRGEPKQDAVGFLSKTDGGSSDNASMSGLIAAVARSQGSSLVCSHCGRSGQDKKDCWQIVGFPEWWTERNQNSERGGRNKGRGRGRGQVRANAAQTSTKVGGSGFTNEQWASLTALLEQQKTTPIPDKLNGKQLTGEVILDTGASHHMTGDLSLLTETVNIVNCSVSFADGSQVFASKSGSLRLSDKITLLHVMFVPNLNCTLLSVAKLLKQTGCLAVFTDTLCVLQDRFTRTLIGAGEERDGVYVY; from the coding sequence ATGTCTAAAGATCTCGCAGTCGCGAGTGTCACTGGTGACAACAAAATGTTTTCACCTTACTATCTGGCGCCGTCAGATAATCCTGGTGTCTCCATCTCTCCAGTCTTGTTGACAGGAGAGAATTATGCCGAATGGTCGTCGGAATTGGAGAATGCGTTGTGTGCTAAGCGCAAGGCAGGATTCATCAACGGTACTCTTAAGTTGCCTAATGAGGCGGAGAAGCCAACTGAAGCAGAGATGTGGAAGACTGTGAATTCCATGATTGTAGGATGGATCAGAGCTTCCATCTCAGCCACGATCAGGTCAACCGTAACGTTCACACCAGATGCGTATAAGATGTGGTGTGATCTGAAGAAGAGGTTCTCGGTGGGGAACGCGGTTCGAGTGCATCAACTGAGAGCAGAGTTGGCGGCTTGTAAACAAGATGGTTCCAGCGTTATGGACTATTTTGGCCGTCTTGTACTGAAGTGGGAGGAACTTGTACGTTACAAGCCAATTCCACAGTGTACCTGCGGAGCCTCGGAGAAGTTTGTTGCTGAGTATGAAGAAGAGAAAGTGCACACCTTCCTGATGGGACTAGATGACGCTTGTTTTGGTAATGTATGTACCAACATTATCGGGATGGATCCTCTGCCTGATCTGAACTCGGTGTATCAGCTGGTGGTGAGAGAAGAGAGACGCATTCTCACCTCCAGAGGTGAACCAAAACAGGATGCAGTCGGGTTCCTATCCAAGACAGACGGAGGTTCCAGCGACAACGCGTCAATGAGTGGTCTGATCGCAGCAGTTGCTCGCAGTCAGGGTAGCTCACTGGTTTGTAGTCATTGCGGGAGGTCTGGACAAGACAAGAAGGACTGCTGGCAGATTGTCGGATTTCCGGAGTGGTGGACAGAGCGAAATCAGAACAGTGAGCGTGGTGGACGTAACAAAGGCAGAGGCAGAGGACGGGGTCAGGTGAGAGCTAATGCAGCTCAAACTTCGACCAAAGTTGGTGGTTCGGGATTCACCAATGAACAATGGGCCTCTCTAACTGCTCTTCTGGAACAACAGAAAACAACACCAATTCCCGACAAGTTGAACGGTAAGCAGCTGACTGGTGAGGTGATCCTAGACACTGGGGCATCTCACCATATGACTGGTGACCTTTCTCTACTTACTGAGACCGTGAATATTGTGAACTGCTCTGTGAGCTTTGCAGATGGTAGTCAAGTTTTCGCGTCAAAGAGTGGTTCTCTTAGACTTTCAGACAAGATTACTTTGTTACACGTTATGTTTGTGCCAAACCTGAACTGCACACTGTTATCGGTTGCCAAGCTACTTAAACAAACCGGATGTCTAGCTGTATTTACTGATACTCTATGTGTGTTGCAGGACCGTTTTACGAGGACCCTGATTGGAGCCGGTGAAGAACGGGATGGCGTTTATGTTTATTGA